A genomic stretch from Euwallacea fornicatus isolate EFF26 chromosome 28, ASM4011564v1, whole genome shotgun sequence includes:
- the LOC136347404 gene encoding uncharacterized protein yields the protein MGSCKACLLKRCCCCGSLRTGTLVAGAGAIILALFTIIIIILNMLQIVNIQIRMIVLDSFLPELAIQIILIVNLCVTIILSILLIVGTIKRNFYLMMPWVVLGGMLIFGLLVSVIVTAINFYSEDTPNGDFNGTLWLVLGLIAFGVYTYMWLVAFSFFYQVWKEAKRGTYTKDPFRRRY from the exons ATGGGGAGCTGTAAAGCATGCCTGCTCAAAAGATGCTGCTGTTGTGGATCCCTGAGAACTGGAACCTTGGTGGCAGGAGCTGGAGCCATT attttggcATTATTCAcgattataataattatcctgAACATGctgcaaatcgtcaatattCAAATCAGGATGATCGTTTTGGATTCATTTTTGCCTGAGCTAGCCA TTCAAATAATACTTATCGTCAACCTATGCGTTACCATCATACTTTCAATACTTCTAATAGTGGGGACCATAAAg CGCAACTTCTACTTGATGATGCCATGGGTAGTCCTCGGAGGCATGCTAATCTTTGGGCTTCTTGTCTCGGTCATAGTGaccgccattaacttctactCCGAAGACACGCCTAATGGGGATTTTAACGGCACTTTATGGCTGGTTTTAGGATTGATTGCTTTTg GAGTTTATACATACATGTGGCTGGTAGCGTTCAGCTTCTTTTACCAGGTGTGGAAGGAAGCGAAGAGGGGCACTTACACCAAAGATCCCTTCAGGAGGAggtattaa
- the LOC136347398 gene encoding SET domain-containing protein SmydA-8-like, producing MTSKTYIILRNDVLGRYMSANKHLKSGELILKESPALIGPQLNGPARCFKCFKPINLLMCSFCEQCNTALMCVDDCKGKYHPEEECLALKTQKMKGQILAENPSVIFPLRCILLGIYDPELYEKILSLEPHLEKRRDTAIWRRHKLSVEEILKETNLLSERDVKEELVQRICGILDVNSFEVRPPNNADDPIINPERQCLRALYPTVAMIAHSCISNTHISVDDNFVMSIYAKVDIKQYQPILTNYSDVLLGNKERQEHLLEGKYFECDCDRCRDPTELGTELSSLVCHKCRKGFLRRVEMEKGFRIWQCSECKLCFKDFLINLAIDEARRRIDDLDSTDIKQMENLFKKLMLTFHPNHYLLLQLKQTMVNHYSKLPHSKTNLNRKIDLCGRLLSVLTKLDPGISRIRALTMYELQSALADISHKQYRDQEISEEKLVKELQTAETILKEAVKFLLYEPPKSPEGRMAQIALHELKMLRNSIRNIEKDLLHSTSKTEVDGKKDEVVRRLKEKAESRANKKDEEENKILIENLITPNIGSKKGNKKKKGKK from the exons ATGACCAGCAAAACCTACATAATCTTACGAAACGATGTTTTGGGCCG TTATATGAGCGCAAATAAGCACCTGAAGTCCGGGGAACTGATCCTGAAAGAAAGTCCAGCTCTCATAGGGCCACAACTCAATGGCCCTGCCCGCTGTTTCAAGTGCTTTAAACCCATAAATTTGCTCATGTGCTCATTTTGTGAACAGTGTAACACAGCTCTAATGTGTGTTGATGATTGCAAAG GGAAATACCATCCGGAGGAAGAGTGCCTCGCCCTTAAAACCCAAAAAATGAAAGGGCAAATTTTGGCAGAGAACCCTTCAGTCATATTCCCATTGCGCTGCATTTTACTCGGCATTTACGATCCCGagctttatgaaaaaatcctCAGCTTGGAACCTCATTTGGAGAAGAGGAGGGACACGGCAATTTGGAGGAGACATAAATTGTCTGTAGAGGAGATCCTGAAGGAGACTAATCTGCTGAGTGAAAGGGATGTGAAAGAGGAGCTGGTTCAGAGGATTTGTGGTATTTTGGACGTTAATTCTTTTgag gtCCGCCCTCCTAACAATGCAGACGACCCCATCATCAACCCAGAAAGACAATGTCTTAGAGCCCTTTATCCCACAGTGGCTATGATTGCCCATAGTTGCATATCCAACACCCATATATCTGTAGATGATAATTTCGTTATGAGCATATATGCCAAAGTGGACATTAAGCAGTACCAACCCATTTTGACTAATTATTCGGACGTTTTACTT GGCAACAAAGAGAGGCAAGAACACCTGCTCGAGGGCAAATATTTTGAGTGCGACTGCGACAGATGCAGGGACCCTACAGAGCTGGGGACAGAGCTGAGTTCTCTGGTTTGCCACAAGTGCAGAAAGGGCTTTTTGAGAAGggtggaaatggaaaaaggttttagaATTTGGCAGTGTTCCGAATGTAAGCTGTGCTTCAAAGACTTCCTTATCAATTTAGCTATTGATGAGGCCAGAAGGAGAATTGATGACCTAG ATTCAACAGATATCAAACAAATGGAAAACCTCTTCAAAAAACTCATGCTAACTTTCCATCCCAATCACTATCTCCTTCTACAGTTGAAGCAAACGATGGTGAACCATTATTCAAAGCTGCCACACtccaaaacaaatttaaacagGAAAATCGACCTTTGCGGCCGATTACTATCGGTGCTCACCAAGTTGGATCCGGGAATATCTAGAATTAGGGCACTGACTATGTACGAATTGCAATCGGCCTTGGCAGACATCTCTCATAAACAATACAGAGACCAAGAAATCAGTGAAGAAAAGTTGGTGAAAGAGCTTCAAACCGCAGAAACAATCTTGAAGGAGGCTGTCAAGTTTTTGCTTTACGAACCACCAAAAAGTCCTGAAGGGCGGATGGCACAGATAGCTTTGCATGAGCTGAAGATGTTGCGTAACTCTattagaaatattgaaaaagatTTGTTGCATAGTACCAGTAAGACGGAGGTTGATGGTAAGAAGGATGAGGTAGTGAGGAGGCTAAAAGAGAAAGCGGAGAGTAGAGCAAATAAAAAGGACGAGGAggagaataaaattttgatcgaAAACTTGATAACTCCAAATATCGGCAgtaaaaagggaaataaaaagaagaaagGAAAGAAATGA
- the Inos gene encoding inositol-3-phosphate synthase 1-A, with the protein MELTVNSPNVKYSDKYIEAKYNYQYTHAEKNGDEIVATNITEILTFRTERKVPKLGVMLVGWGGNNGATFTASVVANRLCLSWNTKRGPQKANWYGSVTQASTVRLSEDVHIPLSHILPSVNPNDLVIDGWDISSKNLAKAMERSQVLDYNLQQQLIPHLEKFKPRAAIFEEDYVAANQKSRADNIIIGTKLQKVKKIMDDIEDFKNTSKVEKVIVLWTANTERFSSVLEGINDTAENLKAAIKKNHEEISPSTLYAYAAISMGCTFINGSPQNTFVPGLVKYAVEKGVFIAGDDFKSGQTKLKSVLVDFLVSAGIKPVSIVSYNHLGNNDGKNLSAPAQFRSKEISKSNVVDDMVAANHILYDEKEKPDHVVVIKYVPYVGDSKRAMDEYTSELMMGGTNTIVIHNTCEDSLLATPLILDLVILAELFSRIEVKGQGLNEEYTKLHPVMSVLSYLCKAPLVPNGTPVVNALFRQRTCIENILKACVGLPPCNNMMLEHKIPFLMPEDSYEGPKAKKAKFPMDINL; encoded by the exons ATGGAACTGACTGTTAATAGCCCTAATGTAAAATACTCTGATAAATACATTGAGGCTAAGTATAATTATCAGTACACGCATGCAGAGAAGAATGGAGATGAAATTGTG GCCACCAACATAACGGAAATTCTCACTTTCCGCACAGAGCGAAAAGTCCCCAAACTAGGCGTCATGCTGGTGGGTTGGGGAGGCAATAATGGAGCTACTTTCACAGCTTCCGTAGTAGCAAATCGCTTATGCCTATCTTGGAATACTAAAAGAGGTCCCCAGAAAGCCAATTG GTACGGTTCAGTTACTCAAGCGTCAACAGTCCGCTTATCAGAAGACGTACATATTCCTCTCTCACACATCCTCCCCTCAGTAAACCCTAACGATTTGGTCATTGATGGTTGGGACATCAGCTCCAAGAACTTAGCAAAAGCCATGGAGAGGTCTCAAGTGCTCGATTATAATTTACAGCAGCAGTTGATACCTCATTTGGAGAAGTTTAAGCCTCGAGCTGCAATTTTTGAAGAGGATTATGTAGCTGCTAACCAGAAATCCAGAGCTGACAATATAATCATTGGAACCAAGCTtcagaaagttaaaaaaatcatggatgATATTGAAGACTTCAAAAACACTTCCAAAGTTGAGAAAGTCATTGTTTTGTGGACTGCAAACACTGAAAGGTTTAGCAGTGTTTTAGAAGGGATTAACGACACTGCAGAAAATCTGAAGGCGGCCATTAAAAAGAACCATGAAGAAATTTCTCCTTCTACACTCTATGCCTATGCAGCGATCTCTATGGGATGCACCTTCATCAATGGCTCACCACAGAATACCTTTGTGCCGGGATTAGTCAAGTATGCAGTGGAAAAAGGGGTTTTCATAGCGG gGGACGATTTCAAATCTGGtcaaaccaaattaaaaagtgttttagtAGACTTTTTGGTCAGTGCCGGAATTAAGCCAGTAAGCATAGTCAGCTACAACCATCTTGGAAACAATGACGGGAAAAATCTGAGTGCACCTGCGCAATTCAGGTCCAAAGAG ATTTCAAAGAGCAACGTCGTTGATGATATGGTGGCCGCTAATCACATTCTCTATGATGAGAAGGAAAAACCTGATCATGTTGTGGTCATTAAATACGTTCCATACGTGG GCGACTCAAAGCGAGCCATGGACGAATACACGTCAGAGTTGATGATGGGTGGGACGAACACCATAGTGATACACAATACTTGTGAAGACTCTTTATTGGCAACTCCACTGATATTAGATTTGGTGATTTTGGCCGAGTTGTTTTCGAGAATTGAAGTTAAAGGGCAGGGGTTGAATGAAGAATACACAAAATTGCATCCAGTGATGTCGGTTTTGAGCTATTTGTGCAAGGCACCTTTA gttccAAATGGCACTCCGGTAGTTAATGCCCTGTTCAGGCAAAGAACCTGCATTGAGAACATCTTGAAAGCTTGCGTCGGGCTTCCTCCGTGTAATAATATGATGTTGGAACACAAAATTCCCTTCCTCATGCCCGAAGATTCGTACGAAGGACCGAAAGCCAAAAAAGCCAAATTTCCAATGGATATTAATTTGTGA